Proteins encoded in a region of the Shewanella polaris genome:
- a CDS encoding DUF3413 domain-containing protein, which yields MIERKKQQMTRDKVSRLVNWGHWFAFFNGILAMLIGARYIGSVGYPDTIIGWSYLAISTIGHFTFLAFIGYLIFIFPITLLLPYSKILRGFAAFIASLGLYTLLYDTIIYDDYGIHLSPFAFDLAWQDLNALLHSTSYIITPIVIVIVELTAANFLWKRIDKIQKKQWGNKVVLFVGICFVSSHLIHIWADATNMTEITRFDDAYPVSYPATARSFMENHGIDSSMQPTESRSNKSRKLSYPINPMQCTADSDSQPNILFISIDSLRADMLDSDTMPFLSQYRLKNQRFMNHYVGGTDFDTSMFTLMYGLQGNYSDRKEFDNTSPILTNILTQQGYQLAMFAPQNDGYTAKSAMFNGINIHISEGDNGSADADINTINAVNAWQPNQTQPWFALVNLTAPKDYDTPVGFLGVQTIKPHMPLKPAQKVLFNQYRQSLNFIDQQLETLLNNVSDDTVVLITGTYGQVFTSNANDARNDLSPGNVKVPLIIHWPDSTHGNKVNYRTSHYGIAPTLLSHVLGCTNPSTDYSSGRNLLEPNDQTWVYIGDSRRFAIYQKSEITVLDRFGKYRIYDVDYKKRLDKKMSAPELIQVMREGRRLYNQ from the coding sequence ATGATCGAGCGCAAAAAGCAGCAAATGACGCGTGATAAAGTGTCACGCTTAGTTAATTGGGGTCACTGGTTTGCCTTCTTTAATGGCATATTGGCGATGTTAATTGGCGCTCGATATATTGGCAGTGTCGGCTACCCTGATACCATAATAGGTTGGTCATATCTTGCCATCAGCACCATAGGTCATTTTACCTTTTTGGCCTTTATTGGTTACTTAATTTTTATCTTCCCAATTACCTTACTACTGCCTTATTCTAAAATATTACGTGGCTTTGCAGCGTTTATTGCCTCTCTGGGATTATATACCCTACTCTATGACACCATTATTTATGACGACTATGGTATTCATTTAAGTCCATTTGCATTCGATTTGGCCTGGCAAGACCTCAATGCTTTATTACACAGTACATCCTACATTATCACCCCTATCGTTATTGTGATTGTCGAACTTACCGCGGCCAACTTTTTGTGGAAACGCATCGACAAAATTCAGAAAAAACAATGGGGCAATAAAGTGGTACTGTTTGTCGGTATCTGCTTTGTCAGTAGTCACTTAATCCATATTTGGGCCGATGCCACCAACATGACCGAAATAACCCGTTTCGACGATGCCTACCCTGTGTCTTATCCAGCAACGGCACGTTCGTTTATGGAAAACCACGGCATAGACAGCAGCATGCAACCAACGGAATCACGTAGCAATAAATCACGTAAACTCAGCTACCCAATAAACCCAATGCAGTGCACGGCAGACAGTGACAGCCAACCAAATATATTATTTATCAGTATCGACAGTTTGCGCGCAGACATGCTTGATAGTGACACTATGCCTTTTTTAAGCCAATATCGACTTAAAAACCAGCGATTTATGAATCATTATGTGGGTGGAACCGACTTTGACACCAGCATGTTTACCCTCATGTATGGCTTACAAGGCAACTATAGCGATCGCAAAGAATTTGATAATACTAGCCCAATATTGACTAATATCCTTACGCAACAAGGTTATCAATTAGCGATGTTTGCACCACAAAATGATGGCTACACAGCAAAAAGCGCCATGTTTAACGGCATTAACATCCACATCAGCGAAGGCGATAATGGCAGTGCAGACGCCGACATCAACACCATTAACGCAGTGAATGCATGGCAACCAAATCAAACTCAACCTTGGTTTGCACTGGTAAACCTAACGGCACCAAAAGATTACGACACCCCTGTAGGATTTTTAGGGGTACAAACCATTAAACCGCATATGCCTTTAAAACCAGCGCAAAAAGTGTTGTTTAATCAATATCGTCAATCGTTAAACTTTATTGACCAACAACTCGAAACCCTTCTCAATAATGTCAGCGATGATACAGTAGTGCTGATTACAGGCACTTACGGTCAAGTATTTACCAGTAACGCCAATGATGCGCGCAATGACTTATCACCAGGTAATGTCAAAGTACCGTTAATCATTCATTGGCCAGACAGCACCCACGGCAATAAAGTAAACTACCGCACCAGCCATTACGGCATTGCGCCAACCTTACTTAGCCATGTTTTAGGTTGTACTAACCCAAGTACAGATTATAGCTCTGGTCGCAACTTGCTTGAACCTAACGACCAAACATGGGTATACATAGGTGACAGCCGCCGCTTTGCTATTTATCAAAAATCTGAGATAACCGTATTAGATCGATTTGGCAAGTACCGCATCTATGATGTTGATTATAAAAAACGCTTGGATAAAAAAATGAGCGCGCCAGAGTTGATCCAAGTCATGCGTGAAGGCCGTAGACTCTACAATCAATAA
- a CDS encoding YejL family protein — protein MAIQSKYTNTQVEALISELLAVLAKHQAPTDLSLMVLGNCVTHLLDKKVPNESRQKVAEQFAKALTQSVK, from the coding sequence ATGGCAATTCAATCTAAATACACAAACACCCAAGTTGAAGCACTTATCAGCGAGTTGCTTGCTGTACTGGCTAAGCACCAAGCGCCTACCGATTTAAGCCTAATGGTATTAGGTAACTGCGTGACTCATTTACTCGACAAAAAAGTCCCAAATGAATCTCGCCAAAAAGTCGCAGAGCAATTTGCCAAAGCACTAACACAATCAGTTAAGTAG
- the yejK gene encoding nucleoid-associated protein YejK, whose product MSISIEQAIIHEISQDGQGQMHCRLRPQPLLNTHAVETMLEELHQTYSGKAGKGFGFFGTHGDDGDANDAFSNALTGYRSGELGFVEFTGQASELLQQELSKYDFSQGGFLLMSCYTSMTSDYLFVALLSAKSSMTVLDDMELSQNNHLDLSNIQLAARIDLTEWQADKSSRKYISFIRGRAGRKVADFFLDFMGCVEGVNTKAQNKTLIHAVEDFVAGSELTKNERQDCRNKVFEYCAERADSGDVIEVKDLADELADSGMDSFYDFACGGSYELDDEFPADKASLRSLKKFSGTGGGVTLSFDGGHLGERVIYDPISDTILIKGVPANLKDQLDRRLKGE is encoded by the coding sequence ATGAGTATTAGCATTGAACAAGCAATTATTCACGAAATTTCTCAAGACGGACAAGGCCAAATGCATTGTCGTTTACGTCCGCAACCGTTGTTAAATACTCACGCTGTTGAAACCATGTTAGAAGAGTTACACCAGACTTATTCAGGGAAAGCGGGTAAGGGTTTTGGTTTTTTTGGTACTCATGGCGATGACGGTGATGCTAATGATGCATTTTCTAATGCGTTAACGGGCTACCGCAGTGGTGAATTAGGTTTTGTAGAGTTCACCGGGCAAGCCAGCGAATTGTTACAGCAAGAATTGTCTAAGTATGATTTTAGTCAGGGTGGTTTTTTGTTAATGTCTTGCTACACCAGCATGACCAGCGACTATTTATTTGTGGCGTTATTAAGTGCGAAGTCGTCGATGACGGTATTAGATGATATGGAGTTGTCACAAAATAACCATTTAGATTTAAGCAATATTCAATTAGCTGCGCGCATTGATTTAACTGAGTGGCAAGCTGATAAAAGTTCACGTAAGTATATTTCGTTTATTCGTGGTCGTGCAGGCCGTAAAGTTGCTGATTTCTTTTTAGACTTTATGGGGTGTGTTGAGGGTGTTAACACCAAAGCGCAAAATAAAACCTTAATCCATGCGGTTGAAGACTTTGTCGCGGGCAGTGAGTTAACCAAAAACGAGCGCCAAGATTGCCGCAATAAGGTATTTGAATATTGCGCTGAACGAGCGGATTCTGGGGATGTCATTGAAGTTAAAGATTTGGCCGACGAATTAGCTGATTCTGGTATGGATTCGTTTTATGATTTTGCTTGTGGTGGCAGTTATGAGTTGGACGATGAGTTTCCGGCTGACAAAGCCAGTTTACGCAGTTTAAAGAAATTTTCTGGCACTGGCGGTGGCGTAACCTTGAGTTTTGATGGTGGCCATTTAGGCGAGCGAGTTATTTACGATCCTATTTCTGACACCATTTTAATTAAAGGTGTACCAGCCAATTTGAAAGATCAACTAGATCGTCGCCTGAAAGGTGAATAA
- the corA gene encoding magnesium/cobalt transporter CorA translates to MITAYAYQNRQLIITELSVGDKVPESTLWLDLLRPEDEEREWLSLFSTEEVPDEEDVKEIEASARFYQNQDGLHINSLFPQRVGSDVRAVNVSFNLREQFLLTIREEDVGLIRLLRNYLRLGRLDLTTPQGLMLELFYLKVDYLSDLIEDVYSILENVGEQVFNDEELDDVFKLITLQEDSNGKIRLSLLDTQRSLRYMQRYYRDNLSDENLKGIREMLSDIESLMPHSQFIFDKLQFLLDAAMGFSGLQQNKIIKIFSVSAVVFLPPTLIASSYGMNFHLMPELDWRFGYPLAVVLMLASAAGTYFFFKRKGWL, encoded by the coding sequence ATGATCACTGCATACGCCTATCAAAATAGACAACTCATCATCACCGAATTAAGCGTTGGCGATAAAGTGCCAGAGTCGACATTGTGGTTGGATTTATTAAGACCCGAAGATGAAGAACGTGAATGGTTGAGCTTGTTCTCTACTGAAGAAGTCCCTGATGAAGAAGATGTTAAAGAAATTGAGGCCTCAGCGCGTTTCTACCAAAACCAAGACGGTTTACACATTAACTCACTGTTTCCACAGCGTGTGGGTTCTGATGTTCGTGCCGTAAACGTGTCATTTAACTTACGCGAACAGTTTTTACTGACCATACGCGAAGAGGACGTCGGTCTTATTCGTCTGTTGCGTAACTACTTACGTTTAGGTCGTCTTGATTTGACGACACCACAAGGGTTGATGCTAGAGTTATTCTATTTAAAAGTGGACTATCTATCTGACTTAATTGAAGATGTTTATAGCATATTAGAAAATGTCGGCGAGCAAGTTTTTAATGACGAAGAGCTTGATGATGTATTTAAGCTTATCACCTTACAAGAAGACTCTAACGGTAAAATTCGTTTAAGTTTGTTGGATACGCAGCGCTCATTACGTTATATGCAACGTTATTATCGTGATAATTTGTCCGATGAAAACTTAAAAGGCATCCGTGAGATGTTGTCGGATATTGAATCATTAATGCCACACAGCCAGTTTATTTTCGATAAATTACAATTCTTGCTGGATGCGGCAATGGGTTTCAGTGGTTTGCAACAAAACAAAATCATTAAAATATTTTCAGTATCGGCAGTGGTGTTTCTGCCGCCGACATTAATTGCCAGCAGTTATGGGATGAACTTTCACCTTATGCCTGAGCTTGATTGGCGCTTTGGTTACCCTTTAGCTGTGGTATTAATGCTTGCCAGCGCGGCAGGGACCTACTTTTTCTTTAAAAGAAAAGGGTGGTTGTAG
- a CDS encoding HD-GYP domain-containing protein, which yields MKKNKKISVEQLEVGTFIRLPVSWKDHPFLFGSFKIKNTAQIEIIKGLGIKDVFFDPDKSDIEPVTSDNINTPKTDEHTLATLKEEMLLQKSEKIDQQQKLKRDLKKTEQQFTRSVAMMRSMVSKVSSRPLNAVNEAKELISNMTNMLLNSDNLGLHLMADAKNDEHIYHHSLNVTMLCMLMAKELGWSREEVEIIGIGGLFHDIGKLKVPSTIINKRVPLTTPEQNFIKQHPLMSINFLKLADSFPEEAKPLIANHHEFLDGSGYPQGLKADKLDKLSQLIAVVNEYDNLCNGANHNKGKPPSVALGLLYKNYKTKLNTEYISKLIKMLGVYPPGSIIELSSGQYAMVMSVNLQQLLFPNIVVYDQLVPKELAPIISLQDEGLSIVRSLPAAALPEKIHNYLNPREQISIGISQN from the coding sequence ATGAAAAAAAATAAAAAAATCTCTGTAGAGCAATTAGAAGTTGGTACATTTATCCGTTTGCCTGTTTCTTGGAAAGATCATCCCTTCCTGTTTGGCAGTTTTAAAATCAAAAATACGGCGCAAATTGAAATTATCAAAGGATTAGGGATAAAAGATGTTTTCTTTGACCCTGACAAAAGTGATATAGAACCTGTCACATCAGATAATATTAATACTCCCAAAACGGATGAGCATACCTTAGCCACACTTAAGGAAGAAATGCTTCTTCAAAAGTCAGAAAAAATTGATCAACAACAAAAACTCAAACGCGATTTAAAGAAAACAGAACAGCAATTTACTCGTTCTGTTGCCATGATGCGGTCAATGGTATCTAAAGTGAGTAGTAGACCACTCAATGCGGTAAACGAAGCTAAAGAGCTCATTAGTAACATGACCAATATGTTACTTAATAGTGATAACTTAGGCTTGCATTTAATGGCCGACGCAAAAAATGATGAACACATTTATCATCATTCTCTCAACGTCACCATGCTGTGTATGTTAATGGCCAAAGAGCTAGGTTGGAGCCGTGAAGAAGTTGAAATCATTGGGATTGGAGGGTTATTTCACGATATAGGTAAACTTAAAGTTCCGAGTACGATTATCAATAAACGTGTGCCGCTTACCACACCAGAACAAAATTTCATTAAACAACACCCATTAATGAGCATTAACTTTCTGAAACTGGCTGACAGCTTCCCTGAAGAGGCTAAACCACTAATTGCCAACCATCACGAATTTTTAGATGGTAGTGGCTACCCACAAGGCCTCAAAGCCGACAAATTAGACAAGCTATCACAATTGATAGCCGTAGTTAACGAATACGACAACTTGTGTAATGGCGCCAACCACAACAAGGGCAAGCCGCCAAGTGTCGCGTTAGGTCTATTGTATAAAAACTATAAAACAAAATTAAATACTGAATATATTAGCAAATTAATCAAGATGTTAGGGGTTTACCCGCCGGGTAGTATTATTGAGTTATCAAGTGGTCAATATGCCATGGTCATGTCAGTAAACTTACAACAGCTATTATTCCCCAATATTGTGGTTTACGATCAACTGGTACCTAAAGAGTTAGCTCCTATTATTAGTTTACAGGATGAAGGCCTGAGTATTGTCCGCAGTTTGCCCGCAGCCGCATTACCAGAAAAAATCCATAACTATCTAAATCCTCGAGAGCAAATAAGTATTGGTATTAGCCAAAATTAG
- a CDS encoding 2OG-Fe(II) oxygenase: MDFIEVYPNAMSNDLCDRLIAAFEAHPSVALGQTGFGVDTKKKHSRDLMLDAFDDLAELKNELLDVTLTRVTEYLTRYSLCLMGAVSVQVADENGQPQTLTPANFDKLGRPRAAALTKYLYRSGTINIQHYQQGVGGYPHWHSEQFPQNDHNEALHRVALYMFYLNDVEEGGETEFYYQQRKISPKKGTMVIAPAGFTHSHRGNVPISNDKYIATSWVMFNRAEQLYAALS; this comes from the coding sequence ATGGATTTTATTGAAGTATATCCCAATGCGATGAGTAATGATTTATGTGACCGTTTAATTGCTGCATTTGAAGCACATCCTAGTGTAGCTCTTGGACAAACTGGCTTTGGTGTTGATACCAAAAAAAAGCACAGCCGTGATTTAATGTTAGATGCTTTTGATGATTTAGCTGAATTAAAAAATGAATTACTCGATGTAACACTAACTCGTGTTACTGAATATTTAACTCGGTATTCACTCTGTCTTATGGGGGCTGTGTCAGTACAAGTAGCGGATGAAAATGGGCAACCACAGACCTTAACGCCTGCTAATTTTGATAAATTAGGTCGACCAAGAGCTGCGGCGTTAACTAAGTATTTGTATAGAAGTGGTACGATAAATATACAGCATTATCAACAGGGTGTTGGTGGTTACCCCCATTGGCATTCAGAACAGTTTCCTCAAAATGATCATAATGAAGCCTTACATCGTGTAGCCTTGTATATGTTCTATTTGAATGATGTTGAAGAGGGCGGCGAAACGGAGTTTTATTATCAACAGCGTAAAATAAGCCCTAAAAAAGGCACTATGGTGATTGCCCCTGCCGGTTTTACTCACAGTCATCGTGGCAATGTGCCCATTAGCAATGATAAGTATATTGCCACTTCATGGGTGATGTTTAATCGGGCTGAACAGCTTTATGCAGCGCTGAGTTAG
- a CDS encoding putative selenate ABC transporter substrate-binding protein, whose amino-acid sequence MKLTHILSASLLSLFSTFALSATFTFTAIPDEDESQLRTRFDKVAVYLSEQLGVEVKYIPVKSYSAAVTAFRNNQVQLAWFGGLSGVQARRLVPGSEAIAQGFEDQFFKSYLIANHSIDLMPSDNFPTLNNYTFTFGSKDSTSGRLMPQYFIEKNTGMPIEQIFKRIGFSGDHSRTISQVEAGVYQVGAVNYKVWDTAVETGKVDTSKVKVIWESPTYQDYQWTVHSGIDNDFGAGFKDKLTQVLIGMTDKDLLASFPRESFVPAKNSDYEPIERVAKTIGMID is encoded by the coding sequence ATGAAACTAACACATATATTATCGGCTAGCTTATTGAGTTTATTTTCGACGTTTGCATTAAGTGCCACTTTTACGTTTACTGCTATACCGGATGAAGATGAAAGTCAGCTTCGTACTCGTTTTGATAAAGTGGCGGTTTATTTATCTGAGCAATTGGGTGTGGAAGTCAAGTATATTCCGGTCAAGTCATATTCTGCTGCAGTAACGGCGTTTCGTAATAACCAAGTGCAATTAGCATGGTTTGGTGGCTTATCTGGGGTGCAAGCTCGTCGTTTAGTGCCCGGTTCTGAAGCCATAGCACAGGGTTTTGAAGATCAATTTTTTAAAAGCTATTTGATTGCAAATCATTCAATTGACCTTATGCCATCTGATAATTTCCCTACACTTAATAATTACACCTTTACGTTTGGGTCTAAAGATTCAACCTCAGGGCGCTTGATGCCACAGTATTTTATTGAAAAAAATACTGGCATGCCAATTGAGCAGATTTTTAAACGCATTGGTTTTTCTGGTGACCATAGCCGTACTATCAGCCAAGTTGAAGCGGGTGTATATCAAGTAGGTGCAGTGAATTACAAAGTGTGGGACACCGCCGTTGAAACCGGTAAAGTTGATACCAGTAAAGTAAAAGTCATTTGGGAAAGTCCGACTTACCAGGATTATCAATGGACTGTTCATTCGGGCATTGACAACGATTTTGGTGCTGGTTTTAAAGATAAACTCACTCAAGTGTTAATTGGCATGACTGATAAAGATTTATTGGCCAGTTTTCCTCGTGAATCATTTGTACCTGCCAAAAATAGTGATTATGAACCGATTGAGCGTGTGGCTAAAACAATTGGAATGATTGATTAA
- a CDS encoding ATP-binding cassette domain-containing protein, with the protein MLSLVDVDLGYNQQIILSKVNLSFNANEHVAILGPSGVGKTTLLHHLYQQLSEQTCLCSQAQGLVDNLSIYHNVFIGGLARHSRWYNLANLLLPFKKPQLHISDICQQLELVVPLQQKVSELSGGQRQRVALARALFQQQPVFMGDEPFSALDPLMGLRLLNLIKQAHPSVICVLHDAELALAHFDRIIVISDGKVVLDDKAEQLTLAHLSQHYALTDAAKNVVI; encoded by the coding sequence ATGTTGTCGTTGGTTGATGTTGATTTAGGTTATAACCAACAGATTATATTATCTAAAGTTAATTTGTCATTTAATGCCAATGAGCATGTGGCTATTTTAGGTCCTTCAGGCGTGGGTAAAACCACGCTGTTGCATCATTTGTATCAACAATTGTCTGAGCAAACCTGTTTGTGTTCTCAAGCCCAAGGACTGGTCGATAACTTATCGATTTATCACAACGTGTTTATTGGTGGATTAGCGCGCCATTCTCGTTGGTATAATTTGGCTAATTTGTTGTTGCCGTTTAAAAAACCGCAACTTCACATTAGCGATATTTGCCAACAGTTGGAGCTAGTGGTGCCATTGCAGCAGAAAGTTAGCGAGTTATCTGGTGGTCAACGTCAACGGGTAGCGCTCGCTAGAGCGTTATTTCAGCAACAGCCAGTGTTTATGGGTGATGAACCTTTTTCTGCATTGGATCCATTAATGGGCTTACGACTGTTAAATTTGATTAAGCAAGCACATCCGAGTGTGATTTGTGTGCTACATGATGCCGAATTAGCATTAGCACATTTTGATCGTATTATTGTGATTAGCGATGGAAAAGTCGTATTAGATGATAAAGCTGAACAATTAACTTTGGCTCATTTGTCGCAGCACTATGCATTAACTGATGCTGCAAAAAATGTTGTGATATAA
- a CDS encoding PhnE/PtxC family ABC transporter permease → MPKAMLFSGFSFVGHWQKITLLLLLMVSVCWFFADTEVIALDPWIELGRMGLGFIHPDFFATEYLFEALWQTISFALLGITVGLLLGFPLALWYQHPLIAAMCAFIRAIHEIFWALIFLQIFGLSAITGILAIALPYAATFARVFADILQQAPLHTLFSLPKGTDKLSTFIYGRWMHMYPQIVDYIRYRFECALRSSAVLGFIGMPTLGFYLESAFRQGHYEQGGALLILFVLLIGSIRYWARPILFWLYLPLAVYFLPPIPTIDGQLIWRFLSVDILPPMLQGQAFLSWFDTEHLSKLFDWSYKLISQQVIPGMIATLVLAFCALGLTYLFTLVLLPFNTRLMMPKVIILIMRAVNLILRSLPEYLLAFVFMMLLGPSMLPAIIALALHNSGLMVFLMARQADSVTVPLTYQPRIDQYSYLVIPAIYPHFMGLLFYRFEVIIRETAILGMLGVMTLGFYVDSNFSEIRFSGALLLLVFTAGLNVVVDYFARRLLQHPRSRLQAC, encoded by the coding sequence ATGCCTAAAGCCATGCTCTTTAGTGGATTCTCTTTTGTAGGCCACTGGCAGAAAATCACTCTGTTGCTTTTATTGATGGTTTCAGTGTGCTGGTTTTTTGCTGATACCGAAGTAATCGCGCTCGATCCTTGGATCGAACTTGGCCGTATGGGTCTGGGTTTTATTCATCCAGATTTTTTTGCGACAGAATATTTATTTGAGGCTCTTTGGCAAACTATCAGTTTTGCTTTACTCGGTATTACGGTTGGATTGCTATTAGGGTTCCCATTAGCATTGTGGTATCAACACCCTTTGATTGCGGCAATGTGTGCATTTATTCGCGCTATCCATGAGATATTTTGGGCGTTAATATTTTTACAAATATTTGGTTTATCGGCGATTACGGGTATTTTAGCCATTGCCCTTCCTTATGCCGCTACGTTTGCCCGCGTCTTTGCGGATATTTTACAGCAAGCGCCCTTACACACCCTGTTTTCACTGCCAAAAGGCACCGATAAACTGTCTACTTTTATTTATGGTCGCTGGATGCATATGTATCCGCAGATTGTCGATTATATTCGTTACCGTTTCGAATGTGCGTTACGCAGTAGTGCGGTGTTGGGTTTTATTGGTATGCCGACATTAGGCTTCTATTTAGAATCTGCCTTTCGCCAAGGGCATTATGAGCAAGGTGGGGCATTATTAATCTTATTCGTATTGTTAATTGGTAGCATACGTTATTGGGCTAGACCGATTTTGTTTTGGCTGTATTTACCTCTTGCTGTGTATTTTTTACCGCCAATTCCGACAATTGATGGTCAGCTTATTTGGCGCTTTCTTAGTGTTGATATTTTACCACCAATGTTACAAGGGCAAGCCTTTTTAAGTTGGTTTGATACTGAACACTTGTCAAAATTATTTGATTGGAGCTATAAGCTAATAAGCCAACAAGTTATTCCAGGGATGATTGCCACCTTAGTTCTGGCTTTTTGTGCCTTAGGGTTAACCTATTTATTCACATTGGTATTATTACCTTTTAATACTCGACTGATGATGCCAAAAGTGATTATCTTAATCATGAGGGCGGTGAATTTAATATTACGTTCTCTGCCCGAATATTTGTTGGCTTTTGTGTTTATGATGTTGTTGGGACCTTCGATGTTACCTGCGATCATCGCATTAGCATTACACAATAGCGGCCTGATGGTATTTTTAATGGCGCGCCAAGCTGACAGTGTGACCGTGCCGCTGACTTATCAACCTCGGATTGATCAATACAGTTATTTGGTTATTCCTGCCATATATCCTCATTTTATGGGCCTGTTGTTTTATCGTTTTGAAGTGATTATTCGAGAAACAGCTATTTTGGGGATGCTTGGGGTCATGACGTTAGGATTTTATGTCGATAGTAATTTTTCTGAAATTCGTTTTAGTGGTGCTTTATTACTATTAGTGTTCACTGCTGGACTCAATGTGGTAGTAGATTATTTTGCGCGTCGATTATTACAACATCCCCGAAGTCGTTTACAAGCTTGCTAA
- a CDS encoding LysE family translocator, with product MDITLLASLAVIHIVALMSPGPDFAIIVRMATQQTRLTALYCALGIAVAILVHTFLSLMGISVMIQQSHVAFMVVQLIGSSYLAWMGYGALKSALTSIINKREISSAELSAQSQPTTTGLISSIKGFKVGLYTNLLNPKALIFFITLFSVLITPQVNNSTKIAAAILLFVLSLAWFSLLALVLSKPQVQQKLLAANTIIDLLVGIIFIAVALTIANNVVEQIMNTF from the coding sequence ATGGACATTACTTTATTGGCTAGTTTAGCGGTTATTCATATTGTGGCATTAATGAGCCCAGGACCAGACTTTGCCATTATTGTCAGAATGGCAACCCAACAAACCCGCTTAACGGCACTTTATTGTGCCTTAGGCATTGCCGTCGCCATATTAGTTCACACCTTTCTATCCTTAATGGGGATCAGTGTGATGATCCAACAATCGCATGTTGCCTTTATGGTAGTGCAATTGATTGGCAGTAGCTATTTAGCCTGGATGGGATATGGGGCGCTCAAATCTGCACTCACCAGTATCATCAATAAACGTGAAATTTCATCAGCAGAATTATCCGCTCAAAGCCAACCAACAACGACCGGATTAATATCATCAATAAAAGGCTTTAAAGTCGGCTTATATACTAATTTACTCAATCCAAAAGCACTGATTTTTTTTATCACCCTGTTTTCAGTATTGATCACCCCACAAGTCAACAATTCAACCAAAATAGCCGCAGCGATATTATTATTTGTCTTATCATTAGCCTGGTTTAGTTTATTGGCACTTGTTCTATCTAAGCCGCAAGTACAGCAAAAGTTGCTGGCGGCCAATACCATTATTGATTTACTGGTTGGAATTATCTTTATTGCAGTAGCTCTTACCATTGCCAACAATGTTGTTGAGCAAATAATGAATACATTTTAA